The Oncorhynchus keta strain PuntledgeMale-10-30-2019 unplaced genomic scaffold, Oket_V2 Un_contig_10811_pilon_pilon, whole genome shotgun sequence genome has a segment encoding these proteins:
- the LOC127917117 gene encoding telomeric repeat-binding factor 2-like, translated as MMLKITADRLSLFYNGDVICRKQLFSVAKESKDRWSDEEDLFDSPHKDSSEDNASTTGGGRKRMWTAEETEWVKEGVRRYGEGNWSRVKSSFPFLGRTSVNIKDRWRTMKKLKLV; from the exons ATGATGTTGAAGATCACAGCTGATCGACTTTCTCTCTTTTATAATGGTGATGTCATCTGCAGGAAGCAGCTATTCAGTGTTGCTAAGGAATCCAAGGATAGGTGGAGTGATGAAGAGGATTTATTTGACTCCCCTCACAAAGACA GTTCTGAGGACAACGCCAGTACTACCGGAGGAGGCAGGAAGAGG ATGTGGAcagcagaggagactgagtgggtgaaggagggagtgaggcgCTACGGAGAGGGGAACTGGTCCAGAGTAAAGTCCTCTTTCCCCTTCTTGGGCCGAACCTCCGTGAACATCAAGGACCGGTGGAGAACCATGAAGAAACTCAAGTTGGTCTGA